In the Parasteatoda tepidariorum isolate YZ-2023 chromosome 3, CAS_Ptep_4.0, whole genome shotgun sequence genome, one interval contains:
- the LOC107440228 gene encoding signal recognition particle subunit SRP54, translating to MVLADLGRKITNALRSLNNATIINKEVLDSMLKEICTALLEADVNIKLVKQLRENVRSVIDFDEMAAGLNKRRMIQSAVFKELIKLVDPGVKAWQPTKGKPNIIMFVGLQGSGKTTTCTKLAYYYLRKGWKTCLVCADTFRAGAFDQLKQNATKARIPFYGSYTEVDPVVIAQEGVEKFKNESFEIIIVDTSGRHKQEDSLFEEMLQVSNATNPDNIIFVMDASIGQACEAQARAFKDKVDVGAVIVTKLDGHAKGGGALSAVAATQSPIIFIGTGEHIDDFEPFKVKPFVSKLLGMGDIEGLIDKVNELKLDDNEELIEKLKHGEFTLRDMYEQFQNIMKMGPFSQIMNMIPGFSSDFMTKGNEQESMSRLKKLMTIMDSMNDRELDHREGAKLFSRQTGRITRVARGAGVATRDVQELLSQYTKFAAMVKKMGGIKGLFKGGDIAKNVNSVQINKLNQQMAKMMDPRVLQQMGGISGLQNMMRQLQGAATNNLGARSGK from the exons atggttttagcAGATTTGGGTCGAAAAATCACGAACGCTTTGCGTTCTTTGAATAATGCCACAATTATCAATAAAGAG GTTTTGGATTCTATGTTAAAGGAAATATGTACAGCACTACTAGAAGCAGATGTTAATATAAAGTTAGTCAAACAACTTCGTGAAAATGtcag ATCTGTCATTGATTTTGATGAAATGGCTGCAGGTTTGAACAAGCGGCGTATGATTCAGTCTGCAGTATTTAAAGAGCtaataaaa cTTGTTGATCCTGGAGTCAAAGCATGGCAACCCACCAAAGGAAAGCCAAATATCATCATGTTTGTCGGTCTTCAAGGAAGTGGTAAAACAACTACTTGTACTAAA ttagcttattattatttaagaaaaggatGGAAGACTTGCCTTGTGTGTGCTGACACTTTCAGAGCTGGTGCCTTTgatcaattaaaacaaaatgcaacaaAAGCTAGAATACCTTTCTATGGAAG ctaTACAGAAGTAGATCCTGTTGTAATTGCTCAAGAGGgtgtagaaaaatttaagaacgaaagttttgaaattataattgtagATACCAGTGGTAGGCATAAGCAAGAAGATTcattatttgaagaaatgttaCAAGTTTCTAATGCTACG AATCCAGATAATATTATATTCGTGATGGATGCTTCAATTGGTCAAGCTTGTGAAGCAcag GCTAGAGCATTCAAAGATAAAGTAGATGTAGGTGCTGTTATAGTTACAAAATTAGATGGTCACGCAAAAGGTGGAGGAGCACTTAGTGC agttGCTGCTACACAGAGTCCTATCATATTTATTGGCACTGGTGAACATATAGATGATTTCGAACCTTTTAAAGTAAAACCTTTTGTCAGCAAGCTTTTAG gaATGGGAGATATTGAAGGATTAATTGACAAAGTAAATGAACTGAAACTAGATGACAATGAAGaacttatagaaaaattaaaacatg GTGAGTTTACATTGAGAGATATGTAcgaacaatttcaaaatattatgaaaatgggACCTTTCAGTCAAATTATG aaTATGATCCCAGGATTTAGTAGTGATTTCATGACAAAAGGCAATGAACAAGAATCCATGTCCAGGTTAAAAAAGCTGATGACTATCATGGACAGCATGAATGACCGAG aatTAGATCACAGGGAAGGAGCAAAGCTTTTTTCTAGACAAACAGGTCGTATTACAAGGGTAGCAAGGGGAGCTGGTGTTGCTACGAGAGACGTTCAAGAGTTGCTTTCACAATATACTAAATTTGCTGCCATGGTAAAGAAAATGGGTGGCATCAAAGGCTTATTTAAAG gTGGTGATATAGCAAAAAATGTTAACTCcgttcaaataaataaattaaatcaacagATGGCAAAAATGATGGATCCTAGAGTATTACAACAAATgg gtGGCATCAGTGGACTACAGAATATGATGCGCCAACTGCAAGGTGCAGCTACAAATAACCTGGGTGCAAGATCAGGGAAATGA